The Tautonia rosea DNA segment AGGATACTCATCATGGCCTCCGAGGCCCCCTGCGACCGAACCCGGTTGCAGACTGGAGTGCACCCGGATCGGGCACACCACCCCGGAGCACCGCCATGAGGCCCTACCAGGCACAGCACCGAGCCTACTGCGGCGTCGACCTCCACGCCAGGACCATGTTCCTCTGCATCCTCGACCCCCAGGGCAAGACACTCCTCCACGAGGACATCCCCGCCAATCCGGATGCGTTTCTCCAGTCCGTCGCGCCGCACCGCGACGGACTGGTCGTCGCCTGCGAGTGCACCTTCTGCTGGTACTGGCTGGCCGATACCTGCCGTGAGCACGGCATCCCCTTCGTCCTCGGCCACGCGCTGGAGATGCGCGCCATCCACGGGACCAAGACCAAGAGCGACCGCATCGACTCCGAGAAGATCGCCCACCTGCTCCGCGCCGGCCTGCTGCCGCAGGCGTATGCCTACCCCGCCGAGATGAGGGCCACCCGAGACCTGCTCCGACGCCGCTCCTACCTTGTCCGGCGGCGGTCGGAGGCCTTGACGCACGTGCAACTGATCAACTGGCAGTACCAGCACGACACGCCGACGGGCAAGCTCCGGTATGCGAGCAACCGCGCCGGCCTGCTCGACCGCGTCGACGACGAGTGCGTCCGACGCACCCTCCAGGTCGACCTGGAGCTGGCCGCGCACCTCGACGGCCAGATCGCCGAGCTGGAGGCCTTCCTCGCCGCCCAGGCCAAGGGCCACGACCTGCCGAACTACTATCGGCTGCGGTCGATCCCCGGGGTGGGAAAGGTGCTGGCGCTGACATTGCTCTATGAGATCGGCGACATCCGCCGCTTCGACGCGCCCGGCCGGTTCCTCTCGTATGCCCGGCTGGTGCGGCCGGCGAAGGAGTCGGCCGGCAAGGTGGTGGGCCGC contains these protein-coding regions:
- a CDS encoding IS110 family transposase, with the translated sequence MRPYQAQHRAYCGVDLHARTMFLCILDPQGKTLLHEDIPANPDAFLQSVAPHRDGLVVACECTFCWYWLADTCREHGIPFVLGHALEMRAIHGTKTKSDRIDSEKIAHLLRAGLLPQAYAYPAEMRATRDLLRRRSYLVRRRSEALTHVQLINWQYQHDTPTGKLRYASNRAGLLDRVDDECVRRTLQVDLELAAHLDGQIAELEAFLAAQAKGHDLPNYYRLRSIPGVGKVLALTLLYEIGDIRRFDAPGRFLSYARLVRPAKESAGKVVGRSNAKLGNAHLKWAFREAAALMTRHEPGVKAWAAKKAKATGKGKAQAILAARLGRAVYAMLRRGVPFDAEAFMRS